One window of Novipirellula aureliae genomic DNA carries:
- a CDS encoding DUF4416 family protein produces the protein MFPTLEQRGKTIVAEIQLVEPVIRICAVISRYEEVRSWGIQTLSEAWGNVFLTTEPMPFHAGGYYQSEMGEELVKTLVAFESPCDPTPLADWKLATNGWEEACAAAFDYAQKRPLNLDCGYVTQAKLVLATTKDRDHRIYLRNGIFAEVTLNYVHKEWVSHRWTYPDYRTDTVKQFTADCRAHLRKHLKETGLFRKRV, from the coding sequence ATGTTTCCTACTTTAGAGCAGAGGGGCAAAACAATCGTGGCCGAGATTCAGCTTGTCGAACCGGTGATTCGAATTTGTGCCGTGATTTCCCGCTATGAGGAGGTTCGCTCGTGGGGCATCCAAACGCTTTCCGAAGCGTGGGGAAACGTTTTCCTGACGACCGAGCCGATGCCGTTTCACGCGGGCGGTTACTATCAAAGCGAGATGGGAGAAGAACTCGTCAAGACACTCGTCGCTTTCGAAAGTCCCTGCGACCCGACACCGTTGGCGGATTGGAAACTGGCTACCAACGGCTGGGAGGAAGCTTGCGCTGCAGCGTTTGACTATGCTCAAAAACGGCCGTTGAACCTCGATTGTGGTTACGTGACGCAAGCAAAACTTGTCTTGGCGACAACCAAAGACCGTGACCATCGAATCTATCTGCGCAACGGTATCTTTGCCGAGGTTACCCTGAATTACGTTCACAAAGAGTGGGTCAGCCACCGGTGGACGTATCCCGATTATCGGACCGATACGGTCAAGCAATTCACCGCCGATTGTCGGGCTCATCTGCGTAAACACTTGAAGGAGACCGGCTTGTTTCGCAAGCGTGTTTAG
- a CDS encoding carbon starvation CstA family protein: MSTLFIALASMIGFVVAYNTYGRWLSSRLFALDPRALVPSHELRDGVDFVPTRRSVIFGHHFTSIAGTGPIVGPALAVFWGWLPALLWVVFGSILIGGVHDMAALVMSLRNRGQTIGEIAGRLISPRAKVLFLGVLALALSIVLAIFGLVIAIIFAIYPESVLSVWVAMPVAIAIGYWTYKKNGALLIPSLLGLFILYAAVYVGAYYCPLELPANESSFFTPVVVWTLALLVYAFFASVLPVWLLLQPRDYINSHQLYVALAMLVVGLTIASLTGEADLFASAPAIAERSNVPADAPPILPFLFITIACGACSGFHCLVSSGTTSKQLACETDAQAVGYGAMLLEGALAVLVILACCAGIGMGRVERTTEAGIGKYTYAVDASGAELKGSSAWRSYYRATKADGSPGGWQDHKLPQKLAAFIDGGANFLGVLGVPLKFSVALMAVLVACFAATTLDTATRLQRYVLQELGSTMRVKPMTNKYVATGLAVLIGAAIALGVGEKPGTGGMILWPLFGATNQLLAGLALMVALFYLVRRSKPIAFVAIPMLMMLVMPAWAMTYDLLYHWIPDRSWTLIVFGLGILGLQFWMIVEGTLMWRKSKGVLEEAGLEKQIV; encoded by the coding sequence ATGAGCACTTTATTTATCGCATTGGCGTCGATGATCGGCTTTGTCGTTGCCTACAACACTTACGGACGCTGGCTATCGAGTCGGTTGTTTGCTCTCGATCCGAGGGCGCTCGTGCCCAGTCACGAACTTCGTGACGGCGTCGACTTCGTACCCACTCGGCGGTCGGTGATTTTTGGTCACCATTTCACCAGTATCGCGGGAACGGGACCGATCGTGGGGCCGGCATTGGCAGTGTTTTGGGGTTGGCTACCAGCGTTGTTGTGGGTCGTTTTTGGATCCATTTTGATCGGCGGCGTCCACGACATGGCGGCATTGGTGATGTCGCTGAGAAACCGCGGCCAGACGATCGGCGAGATCGCTGGACGTCTGATCTCGCCGAGAGCGAAGGTTTTGTTCTTGGGCGTCTTGGCGCTCGCACTATCAATCGTCCTGGCAATTTTCGGGCTCGTGATTGCGATCATCTTCGCCATCTATCCCGAATCGGTCCTCAGCGTGTGGGTCGCAATGCCGGTCGCGATTGCAATCGGATACTGGACCTACAAAAAAAATGGTGCATTGCTAATCCCCAGTCTGCTCGGGCTGTTCATCCTGTACGCCGCTGTCTACGTCGGAGCCTACTATTGCCCGCTTGAATTGCCAGCCAATGAATCCAGCTTCTTCACCCCCGTCGTCGTTTGGACATTGGCGTTACTTGTCTATGCGTTCTTTGCCTCGGTATTACCCGTATGGCTCTTGTTGCAACCGCGCGACTACATCAACAGCCATCAATTGTATGTCGCTTTGGCGATGTTAGTCGTAGGATTGACGATCGCATCGCTAACGGGCGAAGCGGACTTATTTGCTTCGGCACCCGCAATCGCCGAACGGTCAAATGTGCCAGCGGATGCGCCACCGATTTTGCCGTTTCTATTTATCACAATCGCCTGTGGTGCTTGCAGCGGTTTTCATTGTTTGGTCAGCAGTGGGACGACGAGTAAACAACTCGCGTGTGAAACCGACGCTCAAGCGGTTGGTTATGGAGCAATGCTGCTCGAAGGAGCGTTGGCGGTCTTGGTCATCCTAGCTTGTTGTGCGGGCATTGGCATGGGAAGAGTCGAGCGGACGACCGAGGCTGGGATCGGCAAATACACCTATGCGGTCGATGCGTCGGGAGCCGAATTAAAGGGATCGTCCGCATGGAGATCGTATTACCGAGCCACGAAAGCGGACGGTTCGCCAGGTGGTTGGCAAGATCACAAACTGCCACAAAAGCTCGCTGCGTTTATCGATGGCGGTGCGAATTTTCTCGGAGTGCTCGGGGTGCCGCTAAAATTCTCGGTCGCATTGATGGCTGTGTTGGTGGCTTGCTTTGCCGCCACCACGCTCGACACCGCGACTCGACTGCAACGATATGTCTTACAAGAACTCGGTAGCACGATGCGAGTCAAACCGATGACGAACAAGTACGTCGCAACCGGACTAGCTGTGCTTATCGGAGCGGCGATCGCACTCGGCGTCGGCGAAAAACCGGGGACGGGCGGCATGATCCTCTGGCCGTTGTTCGGAGCAACCAACCAACTCTTGGCCGGATTGGCGCTTATGGTGGCATTGTTCTATCTGGTCCGGCGCAGCAAACCGATCGCCTTTGTTGCCATCCCTATGCTGATGATGCTCGTCATGCCCGCGTGGGCGATGACCTACGACCTCCTCTATCACTGGATCCCCGATCGAAGTTGGACACTGATCGTGTTTGGACTCGGAATTCTAGGGCTACAGTTTTGGATGATCGTCGAAGGGACGCTGATGTGGCGAAAAAGCAAGGGGGTCCTGGAAGAAGCAGGCTTGGAAAAACAGATCGTGTGA
- the trxA gene encoding thioredoxin, with protein MASDAVKEFTDENFDSEVLKSDTPVLVDFWAPWCGPCRQIAPMIDELAQENPTVKVGKINIDDNPGIAQQFGISSIPTLLVFKSGEVSESFVGVRPKSALQQALDASSV; from the coding sequence ATGGCGTCAGACGCTGTAAAAGAATTCACCGACGAGAATTTCGATAGCGAAGTTCTAAAATCCGACACGCCAGTTCTCGTTGACTTTTGGGCTCCTTGGTGTGGCCCGTGCCGCCAAATCGCTCCGATGATCGACGAATTGGCACAAGAAAACCCGACTGTCAAAGTTGGCAAGATCAACATTGATGACAATCCCGGCATTGCTCAACAATTTGGCATCAGCAGCATCCCCACGCTGCTAGTCTTCAAGTCAGGCGAAGTTTCCGAAAGCTTTGTGGGCGTGCGTCCAAAATCGGCACTCCAGCAAGCACTCGACGCGTCAAGCGTCTAA
- the pepT gene encoding peptidase T yields MNQKAKITINRTRLLERFLRYVRFDTAADPRSDAYPSSEKQRRLAELLASELAAMTVSDAHVDENSLVWGTVPATDGDLSPTVALVAHIDTSPEAPSDRVSPQVIERYPGGDIRLEAGNQITVAACPALESLVGKTLVTTDGKTLLGGDDKAGVAIIMELAQTLIENPHLQHGKLRLLFTCDEEIGRGTDKIDLNKVDAMVAYTIDGGGAGVIDVETFSADAATVRFQGNNIHPAIAKGVMVNAIRAAADFVAELPRTRMSPETTSDREGFVHPHSIRGGVGEASVELILRSFDADELNEYAAMIREAAHAAADKTPGVEASVEVRRQYRNLRDGLQRLPQAVDLAEIAFTNLGRTSTQEIIRGGTDGSQLTEKGLPTPNLSSGQHNIHSVTEFACLDEMVEATEHLVELLSLWSDQRS; encoded by the coding sequence ATGAATCAAAAAGCAAAAATCACGATCAACCGAACTCGTTTGCTAGAACGATTTCTTCGCTATGTTCGTTTCGACACAGCAGCGGACCCAAGAAGTGATGCCTATCCGAGCAGCGAAAAACAACGCCGTCTAGCTGAATTGCTCGCCTCGGAACTAGCCGCGATGACGGTCTCGGACGCTCATGTTGACGAAAACTCGCTGGTTTGGGGAACGGTTCCAGCGACCGATGGTGACCTTAGCCCGACCGTCGCTTTGGTTGCTCATATCGACACGTCTCCGGAAGCCCCTAGCGATCGCGTGTCGCCACAAGTGATTGAGCGTTACCCGGGCGGCGACATCCGGCTCGAGGCAGGCAACCAAATCACGGTTGCGGCCTGCCCTGCACTCGAATCGTTGGTAGGAAAAACACTGGTCACGACCGACGGGAAAACACTGCTCGGCGGAGACGACAAGGCAGGCGTGGCGATTATCATGGAATTGGCTCAAACCTTGATCGAAAATCCGCACTTGCAGCATGGCAAACTTCGATTGCTGTTTACCTGCGATGAAGAGATTGGGCGAGGAACAGACAAGATCGATTTGAACAAGGTCGATGCGATGGTTGCCTATACGATCGACGGCGGTGGCGCAGGCGTGATCGATGTTGAGACCTTTTCCGCCGATGCGGCAACGGTCCGCTTCCAGGGAAACAACATCCATCCAGCGATCGCCAAAGGAGTCATGGTGAACGCCATTCGAGCGGCTGCTGATTTTGTCGCCGAACTGCCTCGCACCCGAATGTCTCCAGAGACCACCTCCGATCGTGAAGGCTTCGTTCATCCTCATTCGATTCGAGGCGGAGTCGGTGAGGCATCGGTCGAATTGATCCTCCGCAGCTTCGATGCCGATGAGCTCAACGAGTATGCTGCGATGATCCGCGAAGCCGCTCACGCAGCTGCCGATAAGACCCCAGGCGTCGAGGCCAGCGTCGAGGTGCGGCGCCAATATCGAAACCTGCGAGACGGTTTGCAGCGTTTGCCACAGGCCGTCGATCTAGCGGAAATCGCTTTCACCAACTTGGGGCGGACGAGTACGCAAGAGATCATTCGAGGTGGAACCGACGGAAGCCAATTGACCGAAAAAGGTTTGCCAACGCCTAACCTATCTAGTGGTCAACACAACATTCACAGTGTGACCGAGTTTGCCTGCCTTGACGAAATGGTCGAGGCGACCGAGCATTTAGTAGAGCTGTTGTCGCTATGGAGCGATCAACGCAGTTAA
- a CDS encoding NUDIX hydrolase: protein MTFTITFDNHRRDQRLCPMQPGLAYGRHRGPAPAGVRRASVAVCVYQNQNDDWVVPLTRRSTAIRHHAGQICFPGGKIERGENAEQAALREFEEELGLRPRVRERSGKLSRQYVYASDNLVEPMVFVIEPPDADWKPDPVEVAEVLLLPITELYRPESRVAKRLKRKVISKTASTDAVPRFLEFTAPAFKWGEYRIWGATAIILDELAQHLLEKAGCGSGHCQFGTLPRNRQFPLAM, encoded by the coding sequence ATGACATTTACCATCACGTTTGACAACCATCGCCGCGATCAGCGATTGTGTCCGATGCAGCCTGGCCTGGCCTACGGGCGTCATCGTGGGCCCGCACCGGCCGGTGTGCGACGGGCATCCGTGGCGGTGTGCGTTTACCAAAACCAAAACGACGATTGGGTCGTGCCTTTGACGCGCCGTTCGACGGCGATTCGACATCATGCAGGCCAAATTTGTTTTCCGGGTGGAAAAATTGAACGAGGCGAAAACGCTGAACAGGCCGCATTAAGGGAATTCGAAGAAGAACTCGGCCTCCGGCCAAGGGTCCGTGAACGGAGCGGTAAATTGTCGCGTCAGTACGTTTATGCAAGTGACAATCTGGTCGAACCCATGGTCTTTGTCATCGAGCCCCCCGATGCAGATTGGAAGCCCGACCCGGTCGAAGTCGCCGAAGTCCTGCTATTGCCGATCACGGAACTTTATCGGCCCGAATCTCGAGTTGCCAAACGATTGAAACGAAAAGTCATTTCAAAAACGGCTTCCACGGACGCCGTGCCCCGTTTCCTAGAGTTTACCGCTCCCGCATTTAAATGGGGGGAATACCGGATTTGGGGTGCAACCGCAATCATTTTAGATGAATTGGCGCAGCACTTGCTTGAGAAAGCGGGCTGTGGGTCAGGTCACTGCCAATTTGGAACTCTGCCGCGAAATCGTCAGTTTCCGTTGGCCATGTAA
- a CDS encoding 3'-5' exonuclease: protein MTEKVSHLIFDVESIADGDLISAVRYGGQGLDAQQAVATYQDELMELNGTTFVPYTFQIPISVVVAKVAPDFRLIDVVSLDDPNFRPHVITEHFWKGWEIYGKPQWVTFNGRSFDLPIMELAAFRYGISIGAWFKNDGFRSPRNRFSVNAHLDLQELLTNYGATRCNGGLNLISKLISKPGKMDITGDQVQQQYDDGKWKEISDYCRCDVLDTYFVFLRSMVMMGNLTLEKEIELVEEARQWIETRSTDSKAYADYLNAWKHWQNPWDVPKADTAADTKAGEPVTAEGNAEPDSAAS from the coding sequence ATGACCGAGAAGGTATCCCATTTAATCTTTGATGTGGAGAGTATTGCGGATGGAGACTTGATATCGGCGGTTCGCTATGGTGGGCAAGGTCTTGATGCACAGCAAGCGGTTGCCACGTACCAAGATGAATTGATGGAACTGAACGGCACGACGTTTGTTCCTTACACCTTTCAGATTCCCATCTCGGTAGTCGTCGCCAAGGTTGCTCCCGATTTCCGCTTGATCGATGTCGTTTCGCTTGATGACCCCAACTTTCGACCTCATGTGATTACCGAGCACTTTTGGAAGGGGTGGGAGATTTACGGGAAACCACAGTGGGTGACGTTCAATGGTCGTTCCTTTGATTTGCCCATCATGGAATTGGCAGCCTTCCGCTACGGGATTTCAATTGGAGCTTGGTTCAAAAACGATGGTTTTCGTTCCCCCCGAAATCGATTCAGTGTGAATGCCCATCTGGATTTGCAGGAACTGTTGACCAACTACGGGGCAACACGCTGCAACGGAGGGCTGAACCTCATTTCAAAGCTGATTAGTAAGCCGGGGAAAATGGACATTACCGGTGACCAGGTTCAGCAGCAGTACGACGATGGGAAGTGGAAAGAGATTAGCGATTATTGCCGCTGCGATGTTCTAGACACTTACTTTGTGTTCTTGCGTTCTATGGTAATGATGGGCAACCTGACGCTAGAGAAAGAGATCGAGTTGGTGGAAGAGGCAAGGCAATGGATCGAAACACGCTCGACCGATTCAAAGGCCTACGCGGACTATTTAAACGCCTGGAAACATTGGCAGAATCCGTGGGACGTGCCGAAAGCCGATACCGCCGCTGATACGAAAGCCGGTGAGCCAGTGACGGCGGAAGGGAATGCCGAACCGGACTCGGCGGCATCTTAG
- a CDS encoding Mrp/NBP35 family ATP-binding protein, whose product MPELTPETVQAAIESYPDPETGRPIGSMGQIKEITVDGQSTTITIGITTHSRPIADEVADRIESKVAAALPGTKVEVKFVDHTRPPARLGQVGIRVKSVIAVGSGKGGVGKSTVAASIALTLRQMGSKVGLMDSDVYGPSVPHLLGLSGRPAVSEEKKIQPIMLNGPGELPPMPVMSMGFLVEADQAVIWRGPMLHGSINQFLGDTNWGELDYLVIDLPPGTGDVVLTLSQALPLAGSVVVCTPQEVALLDAIKAISMFRKVNIPILGMVENMSGFMCPDCGKTYDIFGRGGARDRAEELKVPFLGGLPIEMNLRIAGDEGRLAEELAENTQARAPIEAISKALVRTIAAKAAQNPPKPALPTL is encoded by the coding sequence ATGCCTGAACTAACGCCTGAAACCGTACAAGCTGCCATCGAGTCGTACCCTGACCCTGAAACCGGGCGTCCCATTGGATCGATGGGCCAGATTAAAGAAATCACCGTCGATGGGCAATCGACAACCATCACCATTGGCATCACCACCCATTCGCGACCCATTGCCGACGAGGTCGCTGACCGCATCGAATCGAAAGTGGCTGCAGCATTACCTGGCACCAAGGTTGAAGTCAAATTCGTCGACCATACCCGTCCACCAGCTCGCTTGGGACAAGTCGGAATACGCGTCAAAAGCGTCATCGCTGTCGGCAGTGGCAAAGGAGGCGTCGGCAAGAGTACGGTCGCGGCATCGATCGCTTTGACACTGCGGCAAATGGGCTCGAAAGTCGGTTTGATGGATTCGGATGTCTACGGTCCGAGCGTCCCTCATTTACTTGGATTGTCGGGCCGTCCAGCGGTGAGCGAGGAAAAAAAGATCCAACCGATTATGCTCAACGGGCCAGGTGAATTGCCACCGATGCCAGTGATGTCGATGGGTTTTTTGGTCGAAGCCGACCAAGCGGTGATTTGGCGAGGCCCGATGTTGCACGGATCGATCAACCAATTCCTTGGCGACACCAACTGGGGCGAACTCGATTACTTGGTCATTGACTTGCCGCCAGGAACAGGCGACGTCGTGCTGACGTTGTCTCAAGCCCTGCCGCTCGCCGGTTCGGTTGTCGTTTGCACACCACAAGAAGTGGCGCTTCTTGATGCAATCAAAGCAATCAGCATGTTCCGAAAGGTCAACATTCCGATCTTGGGAATGGTTGAAAACATGAGCGGATTCATGTGCCCCGACTGTGGAAAAACGTACGACATTTTCGGGCGAGGTGGAGCACGTGATCGAGCGGAAGAATTGAAGGTTCCCTTCCTGGGGGGCTTGCCGATCGAGATGAATCTTCGGATTGCCGGTGACGAAGGACGATTGGCGGAAGAGCTTGCCGAAAACACTCAAGCTCGTGCGCCAATCGAAGCAATCTCTAAAGCTCTTGTCCGTACAATTGCGGCCAAAGCTGCCCAAAACCCACCCAAACCAGCACTGCCGACCTTGTAG
- a CDS encoding sugar phosphate isomerase/epimerase family protein produces the protein MFVSASTECCPGLELRETVELLHDLEFSAIEIAIHESGLIKPSDLITDLERGVQILRSSHRMEISGYSVELGSVGDQHYVDFKEICRLAKATKVVNLTVPSAELGTPFNEEVEHLRKLVEVAETEGVRVAVKCQLGCLSEDPDTLMVLCNNVDGLGVTMDPSVYIAGKANTKNLDKILPFVCNVHLRDTRPDAFQVSVGQGEVDYGKLVTQLLREKYDRALTVHMSPIEGHDHRVELRKLRRLLESLV, from the coding sequence GTGTTTGTTTCTGCTTCGACAGAATGTTGCCCAGGGCTGGAGTTGCGAGAAACGGTCGAGCTACTCCATGACTTGGAGTTTTCGGCGATCGAAATCGCGATTCATGAGTCAGGCTTGATCAAACCAAGCGATTTGATCACTGATTTGGAGCGTGGAGTCCAGATTCTGCGCAGCTCCCACCGTATGGAGATTTCAGGCTACAGCGTGGAACTCGGTTCCGTCGGTGATCAGCACTATGTGGACTTTAAAGAGATTTGTCGGCTGGCCAAAGCAACAAAAGTCGTCAACTTGACCGTCCCCTCTGCGGAACTTGGCACCCCGTTCAACGAGGAGGTTGAACATTTACGAAAACTGGTCGAGGTTGCTGAAACCGAAGGCGTCCGCGTGGCCGTTAAGTGCCAATTAGGGTGTCTGAGTGAAGATCCCGATACGCTGATGGTGTTGTGCAATAACGTCGACGGTTTGGGCGTGACGATGGACCCAAGTGTTTACATCGCGGGAAAGGCCAACACAAAAAATCTGGATAAAATACTGCCGTTCGTCTGCAATGTCCATCTTCGCGATACTCGGCCGGATGCGTTTCAAGTCAGCGTCGGCCAAGGTGAGGTCGACTACGGCAAATTGGTCACTCAACTGCTTCGTGAAAAATACGACCGCGCTTTGACGGTGCACATGTCACCGATCGAAGGGCATGACCACCGAGTCGAACTGCGCAAACTTCGTCGCTTGCTCGAATCGCTGGTCTGA
- a CDS encoding pyridoxal phosphate-dependent aminotransferase has product MHPWIADRTTTFDSSGIRKVFDLAAKLKDPVNLSIGQPDFDVPDPIKNAAIEAITSGKNAYSPTQGIEPLRQALRQQIEQTYPGQDRDVFISSGTSGGLMLAMMAMINPGDEVIFLDPYFVMYPALLQMCGGVPIRINSYPDFRLDAAKIEAAITPKTKMILVNSPANPTGVTATPAELEAVAKLAKKHNIALVSDEIYSQFFYDGDFASPATYNDQTIVIDGFSKSHAMTGWRVGYVHGPSEIMRTMLKIQQYSFVCSPQPAQWGAVRAMEVRLDEHIEHYRQKRDFIYESLCDLYEIAKPNGAFYVFPKVPSDGAQTMTATQFVEKAIERGLLIIPGNIFSRQDTHFRISFAASDEQLKRGVEILRSLALS; this is encoded by the coding sequence ATGCACCCTTGGATCGCCGATCGTACCACGACGTTTGACAGCAGTGGAATCCGCAAAGTATTCGATTTGGCTGCTAAGTTAAAGGATCCTGTCAACCTGTCGATCGGGCAACCCGATTTTGACGTTCCCGATCCGATCAAGAATGCGGCCATCGAAGCGATCACGTCGGGCAAGAATGCCTACTCGCCAACTCAAGGCATCGAACCACTCCGCCAAGCATTGCGACAACAGATCGAGCAAACCTATCCTGGCCAAGATCGCGACGTCTTTATCAGCAGTGGTACGAGCGGTGGATTGATGCTTGCGATGATGGCAATGATCAATCCTGGCGACGAAGTCATCTTTCTGGATCCGTACTTTGTGATGTATCCCGCGCTACTGCAAATGTGTGGCGGTGTTCCCATTCGGATCAATTCCTACCCCGACTTTCGACTCGATGCCGCTAAGATCGAAGCAGCAATCACGCCGAAAACAAAAATGATACTGGTCAACAGCCCCGCCAATCCGACCGGAGTCACCGCGACGCCGGCCGAGCTCGAAGCGGTTGCAAAACTGGCAAAAAAACACAACATCGCTCTGGTCTCTGATGAGATCTACAGCCAGTTTTTCTACGACGGTGATTTCGCGTCCCCCGCAACCTACAACGATCAAACCATCGTGATTGACGGATTTAGTAAAAGTCACGCCATGACGGGGTGGCGAGTCGGCTATGTTCACGGGCCGAGTGAGATCATGCGAACGATGCTAAAGATTCAACAATACTCGTTCGTTTGCTCGCCCCAACCGGCACAGTGGGGAGCCGTGCGGGCGATGGAGGTGCGGCTCGATGAGCACATCGAACATTATCGCCAAAAGCGAGATTTCATCTACGAATCTCTTTGCGACTTGTACGAAATTGCCAAACCAAACGGTGCATTCTATGTATTCCCCAAAGTTCCAAGCGATGGAGCCCAAACGATGACGGCAACCCAGTTTGTCGAAAAAGCGATCGAACGTGGATTACTGATCATTCCTGGCAATATCTTCAGCCGCCAAGACACGCATTTTCGAATCAGTTTTGCGGCCAGCGACGAACAGCTAAAACGCGGTGTCGAAATCCTGCGGAGCTTGGCCCTTTCATGA